One genomic window of Medicago truncatula cultivar Jemalong A17 chromosome 1, MtrunA17r5.0-ANR, whole genome shotgun sequence includes the following:
- the LOC25483131 gene encoding digalactosyldiacylglycerol synthase 2, chloroplastic, with translation MDQKRHIAIFTTASLPWLTGTAVNPLFRAAYLYKAGIRNVTLVIPWLSLKDQKVVYPNNITFDSPAEQEKYIRQWLEDRVGFASGFSIKFYPGKFSRDKRSILAVGDISEIIPDKDVDIAVLEEPEHLTWFHHGKRWKTKFKLVIGIIHTNYLAYVKREKNGTLQAFLLKYLNNWVVGIYCHKVIRLSAATQDYPGSIVCNVHGVNPKFLEIGKKKREQQQNGEIAFTKGAYFIGKMIWSKGYKELLQLLNDHQKELSALELDLFGSGEDSDEVQEAAKKLEMTVRVHPARDHADGLFHDFKLFINPSTTDVVCTTTAEALAMGKIVVCTDHCSNEFFKQFPNCWTYNNHKEFVELTLKALTEEPGQPTDAQRHDLSWEAATERFLKAVDLDKPSERKLLSRTTSNYLSTSLYLQQTVEDASAFVHHVASGFEISRRIFGAIPHSLQPDEQLRKELGFANTSGT, from the exons ATGGATCAGAAACGGCATATTGCGATTTTTACTACTGCTAGCCTTCCTTGGTTGACCGGAACAGCAGTGAATCCTCTCTTTCGTGCGGCGTATCTTTACAAAGCTGGGATAAGGAATGTCACCTTGGTGATCCCTTGGTTATCATTGAAAGATCAAAAAGTAGTATATCCGAACAATATTACATTTGATTCTCCTGCAGAGCAGGAGAAATATATTCGCCAATGGCTTGAGGATAGAGTTGGATTTGCATCTGGTTTCAGCATAAAGTTTTATCCGGGAAAG TTTTCTAGAGATAAAAGGAGCATTCTTGCTGTTGGCGATATTTCAGAAATTATCCCCGACAAAGATGTAGATATTGCTGTTCTAGAAGAGCCTGAGCACCTGACGTGGTTTCATCATGGGAAAAGATGGAAAACTAAATTCAAGCTAGTTATAGGAATTATTCACACCAATTATTTAGCATatgtgaagagagagaagaatggAACCCTGCAAGCATTTTTACTGAAATATTTAAACAACTGGGTTGTTGGTATATATTGTCACAag GTAATCAGACTCTCTGCTGCCACTCAGGATTACCCTGGGTCCATCGTCTGTAACGTTCATGGAGTTAATCCAAAGTTCCTTGAGATTGGCAAGAAAAAAAGGGagcaacaacaaaatggagAGATTGCCTTTACCAAAGGTGCCTATTTTATTGGGAAAATGATATGGAGCAAAGGCTACAAGGAGCTGCTCCAACTTCTTAATGATCATCAAAAGGAATTATCTGCTCTTGAGCTTGATTTATTTGGAAGTGGAGAGGATTCTGATGAAGTTCAAGAAGCTGCTAAAAAGCTGGAAATGACAGTTAGAGTTCATCCAGCCCGTGATCATGCTGATGGTCTATTTCATGA TTTCAAATTGTTTATTAATCCGAGCACAACAGATGTGGTTTGCACGACAACAGCAGAAGCTTTAGCAATGGGAAAAATTGTTGTGTGCACGGACCATTGCTCAAATGAGTTTTTCAAGCAGTTCCCGAATTGTTGGACGTATAATAACCACAAGGAATTTGTTGAACTAACACTTAAGGCATTGACCGAAGAACCCGGCCAACCTACCGACGCTCAGAGACATGACCTTTCATGGGAGGCTGCCACAGAACGGTTTCTTAAGGCCGTTGACCTCGACAAGCCATCTGAGAGAAAATTATTATCTAGAACTACTTCAAACTATCTGTCTACTTCGTTATATTTGCAGCAGACAGTAGAGGATGCATCAGCATTTGTACATCATGTAGCTTCTGGGTTTGAAATATCGCGAAGAATATTTGGTGCCATTCCACATAGCTTGCAACCCGATGAACAGCTGCGCAAGGAACTTGGGTTTGCTAATACTTCCGGGACATAA